From Pedobacter indicus, a single genomic window includes:
- a CDS encoding right-handed parallel beta-helix repeat-containing protein, translating to MNNILKHTNKNYSPCRLALIIFTLFLTLSSWAADVKEFGAKGDGKTDDTEAILKAIQNSVNGQIEFPKGEYKITRTIEIRLSEHGTLSVSGNGGTGKILMAGEGPAFRFIGSHDKGSALPSTVKPITWEKERMPMVSDLEILGLNEKADGLEFRNTMQPTIRGVLIRNVRNGIHLTSRNRNIIIDNCHIYNASGIGVFLDDVDIHQFIISDSHISYCKKGGIKVSGSSIRNFQITGNDIEYNCDPEGVVSADILIDCSQEGSSVREGTISGNTIQAIYSPGGANIRFIGSASNANKIGLWSITGNHIGNQDFNIDLVQSRGISIIGNTFMRGYDRNIVVKNSKNIIMSDNIIDRNEDYYLKPSKSGGVMIEHGQNIIFNNNIVEGSEAGDEQVGGSVLVRESKYISLNNNQIKDARYHGIQVIDSKGIMVTDCIITEDLKQPRMISGIALQGECAETVVRGNTIRTGTKAAIDNNAKSVLLESNIITTN from the coding sequence ATGAATAATATATTAAAACACACAAACAAAAACTATTCTCCCTGCAGGCTTGCTCTGATAATTTTTACTCTATTTTTAACATTGTCAAGTTGGGCAGCAGATGTCAAAGAATTCGGAGCAAAGGGGGATGGGAAAACCGATGATACGGAAGCGATTCTTAAAGCGATACAGAACAGTGTTAATGGGCAGATAGAGTTTCCAAAAGGTGAATATAAAATTACCCGCACGATAGAAATTAGGCTTTCCGAACATGGCACACTTAGTGTATCGGGAAACGGTGGCACCGGTAAAATTTTAATGGCAGGCGAAGGACCAGCATTTCGATTTATTGGTTCGCACGATAAAGGCTCGGCTCTGCCCTCAACAGTAAAGCCAATTACTTGGGAAAAGGAAAGAATGCCGATGGTCTCGGATCTTGAGATTTTGGGATTAAACGAAAAAGCTGACGGACTGGAATTCAGAAATACCATGCAACCAACGATACGTGGTGTCCTGATCAGGAACGTGCGAAATGGTATCCACTTAACTTCGCGAAATCGAAACATTATCATCGATAATTGCCATATCTATAACGCAAGCGGTATCGGAGTCTTTTTAGATGATGTCGATATCCACCAATTTATTATCAGCGACAGCCACATAAGTTATTGTAAAAAGGGAGGAATTAAAGTCTCTGGTAGTTCAATCCGAAATTTTCAGATTACCGGAAATGACATTGAATATAACTGTGATCCAGAAGGTGTTGTATCCGCAGATATTTTGATTGATTGCAGTCAAGAGGGGAGCAGTGTAAGGGAGGGGACGATATCTGGCAATACCATCCAGGCCATCTACAGTCCCGGAGGAGCCAACATCCGATTTATAGGAAGTGCTAGCAACGCTAATAAAATAGGTCTATGGAGCATTACCGGGAACCATATCGGGAATCAAGATTTTAATATTGATTTGGTTCAGAGCAGAGGTATCAGTATTATTGGAAATACTTTTATGCGAGGCTATGATCGGAATATCGTAGTCAAAAACAGCAAAAATATCATTATGAGTGACAATATTATTGACCGCAATGAAGACTATTATCTTAAACCATCCAAGTCTGGTGGCGTAATGATCGAGCATGGACAGAATATTATCTTTAACAATAATATAGTAGAGGGCTCTGAAGCAGGAGATGAACAAGTGGGAGGTTCGGTATTAGTAAGAGAAAGTAAGTATATTAGTCTCAATAATAACCAAATCAAAGATGCCCGGTATCATGGGATACAGGTCATCGATAGCAAAGGCATTATGGTTACAGACTGTATCATTACAGAGGATTTGAAACAACCAAGGATGATATCAGGAATTGCTCTTCAAGGAGAATGTGCAGAAACAGTCGTACGTGGAAATACAATACGAACCGGAACGAAGGCTGCGATTGACAATAATGCAAAAAGTGTACTTTTAGAATCAAATATTATTACAACCAACTAA